A stretch of Bordetella genomosp. 13 DNA encodes these proteins:
- a CDS encoding NADPH:quinone oxidoreductase family protein encodes MKALVVRAFAPVDQHRVEILPDPEPGAGEVLIEVAAAGVNYPDTLVVSGKYQVLPPLPFVPGKDASGTVLRVGPGVTTPRPGDRVVAHMEHGAWAGRAVAPAANCCVLPDSVGFDDAAAMGLVYQTAYFALVERGGFKAGEIVLINGAAGGVGGAAVQLVKALGGVALAGVNTPRQAQAAREMGADHVIDLAAENLRDSLRAQVHDVTDGHGADVILDPLGDEVFAASLRALAWCGRLVVIGFAAGDIPTLKVNYLLLKNIAVSGLQWSDYRDRQPERVAEVQRHLMRLHEEGRIRPRLAAVLPLEQVGIALEALAQGRATGKYVVSME; translated from the coding sequence ATGAAAGCGCTCGTGGTAAGGGCCTTCGCACCTGTGGACCAGCACCGCGTCGAGATCCTGCCGGACCCCGAGCCGGGCGCCGGCGAAGTGTTGATCGAGGTGGCGGCCGCGGGTGTGAACTATCCCGACACGCTGGTGGTGTCGGGCAAGTATCAGGTGCTGCCGCCGCTGCCCTTCGTGCCGGGCAAGGACGCCAGCGGCACGGTGCTGCGCGTGGGGCCCGGCGTGACCACGCCGCGGCCGGGCGACCGGGTGGTGGCGCACATGGAGCACGGCGCCTGGGCCGGCCGCGCCGTGGCCCCGGCCGCCAACTGCTGCGTGCTGCCCGACAGCGTCGGGTTCGACGATGCCGCCGCGATGGGCCTGGTGTACCAGACGGCCTACTTCGCGCTGGTCGAGCGCGGCGGCTTCAAGGCCGGCGAGATCGTGCTGATCAACGGCGCGGCCGGCGGCGTGGGCGGCGCGGCGGTGCAGCTGGTGAAGGCCCTGGGCGGCGTGGCGCTGGCGGGTGTGAACACGCCGCGACAGGCCCAGGCCGCCCGTGAGATGGGCGCGGATCACGTCATCGACCTGGCCGCCGAAAACCTGCGCGACAGCCTGCGCGCTCAGGTGCACGACGTGACCGATGGCCATGGCGCAGACGTCATCCTCGACCCGCTGGGCGACGAGGTGTTCGCGGCCTCGCTGCGCGCGCTGGCCTGGTGCGGCAGGCTGGTCGTCATCGGCTTCGCGGCGGGCGACATCCCGACGCTGAAGGTGAATTACCTGCTGTTGAAGAACATCGCGGTCAGCGGCCTGCAATGGAGCGATTACCGCGACCGCCAGCCCGAGCGGGTGGCCGAGGTGCAGCGCCATCTGATGCGCCTGCACGAGGAAGGCCGCATCCGGCCGCGGCTGGCCGCCGTGCTGCCGCTGGAGCAGGTAGGCATCGCCCTCGAGGCCTTGGCGCAAGGACGCGCCACGGGCAAGTACGTGGTCAGCATGGAATGA
- a CDS encoding enoyl-CoA hydratase-related protein, which yields MAFQEILYEEHGPVGVLTLNRPDDGNMFTETMCHEIRDCINEVRRETRTRVLVLTGAGDRFFCLGGRKDGMQDSTLYAGVLPTLEMYESIDRLQKPVIASVNGYAVGGGNVLQMVCDVTIASDKAMFRQVGPMVGSFDAGYGTWYLEDLVGKKRAKHIWYANPKISPQEAMEMGLINQVVPAAELRQATMEYALTIADRGAFALASIKAAFNARHGGVGGLSRMAHDLLLRGYLDSAEHDELAAAFAEKRKPDASKFGH from the coding sequence ATGGCATTCCAGGAGATTCTGTACGAAGAGCACGGCCCGGTGGGCGTGCTGACGCTGAACCGGCCCGACGACGGCAACATGTTCACCGAGACCATGTGCCACGAGATCCGCGACTGCATCAACGAGGTGCGGCGCGAGACGCGCACCCGTGTGCTGGTGCTGACGGGCGCGGGCGACCGCTTCTTCTGCCTGGGCGGCCGCAAGGACGGCATGCAGGACAGCACGCTGTACGCGGGCGTGCTGCCCACGCTGGAGATGTACGAAAGCATCGACCGCCTGCAGAAGCCCGTGATCGCGTCGGTGAACGGCTACGCCGTCGGCGGCGGCAACGTGCTGCAGATGGTGTGCGACGTGACCATCGCCTCGGACAAGGCCATGTTCCGCCAGGTGGGCCCCATGGTCGGCAGTTTCGACGCCGGCTACGGCACCTGGTACCTGGAAGACCTGGTGGGCAAGAAGCGCGCCAAGCACATCTGGTATGCCAATCCCAAGATCTCGCCGCAGGAGGCGATGGAGATGGGCCTCATCAACCAGGTGGTGCCCGCGGCCGAGCTGCGCCAGGCCACCATGGAGTATGCGCTGACCATCGCCGACCGCGGCGCCTTCGCGCTGGCCTCGATCAAGGCCGCGTTCAACGCCCGCCACGGCGGCGTGGGAGGATTGTCGCGCATGGCGCACGACCTGCTGCTGCGCGGCTACCTGGACAGCGCGGAACACGATGAACTGGCCGCCGCCTTCGCCGAGAAGCGCAAGCCGGACGCCAGCAAGTTCGGCCACTGA
- a CDS encoding acyl-CoA dehydrogenase family protein, whose translation MNVLQRLDASLPWSEEESMLIESVRALARDRIAPRAAELDRSGEFPWDNVADINALGLNAMFIPEAYGGSPLSYSCYLACVREISAACASTGIVWATNFHAIKPVIEFGNEAQKARLLPVIVQGGLASLVITEPSAGSDATGMRTRFEEQGDEIVINGQKTFITNGDVADVYLLFGKWAGIDDPKRAISAVVVEKGAPGLSVVGVEDKMGTRASSTATLSFENCRIPRANLLCEPGDGLRILLTSLNRSRPSVAAHALGIARAAFEDAIAYINERRQFKRRVLEFQGVQFMVADLAAELATCESWLWRVAGMVDAQAEDIGIEASILKLRATDLAMRMSTEAVQLLGGYGYCKDYRAERLMRDAKITQIWEGTNQIHRQLIGRSFLNKE comes from the coding sequence ATGAACGTGCTGCAACGCCTGGATGCCTCGCTGCCCTGGAGCGAAGAGGAGTCCATGCTGATCGAGTCGGTGCGCGCGCTGGCGCGGGACCGCATCGCGCCGCGCGCGGCGGAACTGGACCGCAGCGGCGAGTTCCCGTGGGACAACGTGGCGGACATCAACGCCCTGGGCCTGAACGCCATGTTCATCCCGGAAGCGTATGGCGGATCGCCGCTGTCCTATTCGTGCTACCTGGCCTGCGTGCGCGAGATCTCGGCGGCGTGCGCCTCCACCGGCATCGTGTGGGCCACCAACTTCCACGCCATCAAGCCGGTCATCGAGTTCGGCAACGAGGCCCAGAAGGCACGGCTTCTGCCCGTCATCGTGCAGGGCGGCCTGGCCTCGCTGGTCATCACCGAACCCTCGGCGGGCTCCGACGCCACCGGCATGCGCACCCGCTTCGAGGAGCAGGGCGACGAGATCGTCATCAACGGACAGAAGACCTTCATCACCAACGGCGACGTGGCCGACGTCTACCTGCTGTTCGGCAAGTGGGCCGGCATCGACGATCCCAAGCGGGCCATCAGCGCGGTGGTGGTCGAGAAGGGCGCGCCCGGCCTCTCCGTGGTCGGGGTGGAAGACAAGATGGGCACGCGCGCTTCCAGCACGGCCACGCTGTCGTTCGAGAACTGCCGCATCCCGCGCGCCAACCTGCTGTGCGAGCCTGGTGATGGCCTGCGCATCCTGCTGACTTCGCTGAACCGCTCTCGTCCCAGCGTGGCCGCGCATGCGCTGGGCATCGCCCGCGCGGCCTTCGAGGACGCCATCGCGTACATCAACGAGCGCCGCCAGTTCAAGCGCCGCGTACTGGAATTCCAGGGCGTGCAGTTCATGGTGGCGGATCTGGCGGCGGAACTGGCCACCTGCGAATCGTGGCTGTGGCGGGTCGCCGGCATGGTGGACGCGCAGGCGGAGGACATCGGCATCGAGGCGTCCATCCTGAAGCTGCGGGCCACCGATCTTGCCATGCGCATGAGCACCGAGGCCGTGCAACTGCTGGGCGGCTACGGCTACTGCAAGGACTACCGTGCCGAGCGCCTGATGCGCGACGCCAAGATCACGCAGATCTGGGAAGGCACCAACCAGATCCACCGCCAGCTGATCGGCCGCAGCTTTCTGAACAAGGAATGA
- a CDS encoding CaiB/BaiF CoA transferase family protein: protein MTPLESLPHVDVRTGGLTLLSSLRVLDLTTSIAGPYATQLLADLGATVLKVEKPGVGDDTRAWGPPFLHGVSLWYLSVNRNKHGLTLDVTAPEGREVFDALLEHCDVLVLNMVPGTQRKLGLDYASLRDRHPRLIHASLTGFGLTGMRSESPCYDLIAEGYAGIMDLTGEPDSAPQKVGTPAADLLAGQDLALAVLAAYVARARTGQGTHIDISMQSSMTRFVAPRLLPYLGAGELARRSGGRDSVIAIYQVFDTADDPLSLGLGNDRIWQRFWKAVGDPDMGLRPEYATNQDRREHRAEIVARIAALLATQPREHWLALFAQHRIPAGPINRLDQVAQDPDLLQKELLYRVDAAEGPIPQVGLGIGFDGSQHIHRKSPPSLGEDTDCVLRDWLGYAQPRIDTLRRQGVI from the coding sequence ATGACACCACTCGAATCGCTACCGCACGTCGACGTGCGCACAGGCGGGCTGACGCTGCTTTCGTCGCTGCGCGTACTCGACCTGACTACGTCGATCGCCGGGCCATATGCCACGCAGCTGCTGGCCGACCTGGGGGCGACGGTGCTGAAGGTGGAGAAGCCCGGCGTGGGCGACGACACGCGCGCATGGGGGCCGCCGTTCCTGCATGGCGTATCGCTCTGGTACCTGAGCGTCAATCGCAACAAGCATGGGCTGACGCTGGACGTGACCGCGCCGGAAGGCCGCGAGGTGTTCGACGCGCTGCTGGAGCACTGCGACGTGCTGGTGCTCAACATGGTGCCGGGCACGCAGCGCAAGCTGGGACTGGACTACGCCAGCCTGCGCGACCGTCATCCGCGCCTGATCCACGCATCGCTGACGGGCTTCGGCCTGACCGGCATGCGCAGCGAGTCGCCATGCTACGACCTCATCGCGGAAGGCTACGCGGGCATCATGGACCTGACCGGCGAGCCGGACTCGGCGCCGCAGAAGGTGGGCACGCCGGCCGCGGACCTGCTGGCGGGCCAGGATCTGGCGCTGGCCGTGCTGGCCGCCTACGTGGCGCGCGCAAGGACGGGACAGGGCACGCACATCGACATCTCGATGCAGTCGAGCATGACGCGCTTCGTGGCGCCGCGGCTGCTGCCCTACCTGGGCGCCGGCGAACTGGCGCGGCGCTCGGGCGGCCGGGATTCGGTCATCGCCATCTACCAGGTGTTCGACACCGCCGACGACCCGCTGTCGCTGGGACTAGGCAACGACCGCATCTGGCAGCGCTTCTGGAAGGCCGTGGGCGATCCCGACATGGGATTGCGGCCTGAGTACGCCACCAACCAGGACCGCCGCGAGCACCGCGCCGAGATCGTCGCGCGCATTGCCGCGCTGCTGGCCACGCAGCCGCGCGAGCACTGGCTGGCGCTGTTCGCGCAGCACCGCATTCCGGCCGGTCCCATCAATCGCCTGGACCAGGTGGCCCAGGATCCCGACCTGCTTCAGAAGGAACTGCTGTACCGCGTGGACGCAGCCGAAGGCCCCATCCCGCAAGTGGGGCTGGGCATCGGCTTCGACGGCTCGCAGCACATACACCGCAAATCGCCGCCCTCGCTGGGAGAGGACACCGATTGCGTGCTGCGGGACTGGCTGGGCTATGCCCAGCCTCGCATCGACACGCTGCGCCGGCAAGGCGTGATCTGA
- a CDS encoding 3-hydroxyacyl-CoA dehydrogenase family protein — protein sequence MSYRIVHGGDSPSFPQSHSFLQQADDGGAGRVYLGRDAGRRYRQDRAAAAQAAFVAIELDLECLGVHIGDDDDGQARNVVGFARFRLGDADPTALVELVRKPYTSPEALQAARQAFESAGLVVAVCNDFPGRILNRLVRPYYNAALRRLDEGLASAEDMDTTLRLGLGYPEGPIALLRRTGLHHHYRVTQALYEMLGQEPYAPARRASVAWQRHLQERDDAAAQ from the coding sequence ATGAGCTACCGCATCGTCCACGGCGGAGACAGCCCGTCTTTTCCGCAATCCCATTCTTTCCTGCAGCAGGCCGACGACGGCGGCGCGGGCCGCGTCTATCTTGGCCGCGACGCCGGACGCCGGTACCGTCAGGACCGCGCGGCGGCGGCGCAGGCCGCCTTCGTCGCCATCGAGCTGGACCTGGAGTGCCTGGGCGTGCACATCGGCGACGATGACGACGGCCAGGCTCGCAACGTGGTGGGCTTCGCGCGCTTTCGCCTGGGCGACGCCGATCCCACCGCGCTGGTCGAGCTGGTGCGCAAGCCCTACACCTCGCCAGAGGCCTTGCAGGCGGCGCGCCAGGCCTTCGAATCCGCGGGGCTGGTGGTGGCCGTGTGCAACGACTTCCCGGGCCGCATCCTGAACCGCCTGGTCCGCCCGTACTACAACGCCGCCCTGCGCCGCCTGGACGAAGGCCTGGCCAGCGCCGAGGACATGGACACGACGCTGCGCCTGGGCCTGGGCTACCCCGAGGGACCCATCGCGCTGCTGCGCCGCACCGGCCTGCACCACCACTATCGCGTGACGCAGGCGCTGTACGAGATGCTGGGACAGGAGCCCTACGCCCCGGCGCGCCGTGCGAGCGTCGCATGGCAGCGCCATCTGCAGGAGCGCGACGATGCAGCCGCTCAGTGA
- a CDS encoding CaiB/BaiF CoA transferase family protein, with the protein MQPLSDITVLDFSTLLPGPLCTLLLAEAGARVIKIERPDGDEMRGYVPRLGEDSVNFTLLNRGKTSVAVDLKDSDERARVLRLVEEADVLVEQFRPGVMQRLGLDYDSVARINPRIVYCSITGYGQTGPKARVAAHDLNYQAETGMLALAGDAQGRPVVPPALTADIAGGAYPAMMNILLALRQREHSGSGCHLDISMADNLFTMMYWGLGNGWGHGEWPRPAGDMVTGGSSRYQVYETADGRYLAAAPLEEKFWRGFVDVIGLPQLADEPDGEAVRQQVAAAVRRRTADQWMAAFEGRDTCVSVVASLEEAVRDPHFQARGIFEHEVANRDGQALPALPVPIAACLRMPAHRGRVPGLGEHTRQALPRKETRS; encoded by the coding sequence ATGCAGCCGCTCAGTGACATTACCGTTCTGGACTTCAGCACGCTGCTGCCCGGTCCGCTTTGCACGCTGCTGCTGGCCGAGGCGGGCGCGCGCGTCATCAAGATCGAGCGTCCGGACGGCGACGAGATGCGCGGCTACGTGCCGCGGCTGGGCGAGGACAGCGTCAATTTCACGCTGCTCAATCGCGGCAAGACCTCGGTCGCCGTGGACCTGAAGGATTCCGACGAGCGCGCGCGCGTGCTGCGCCTGGTGGAAGAGGCCGACGTGCTGGTGGAGCAGTTCCGGCCCGGCGTGATGCAGCGGCTCGGGCTGGACTACGACAGCGTGGCGCGCATCAATCCGCGCATCGTCTATTGCTCGATCACGGGCTACGGACAGACCGGCCCCAAGGCGCGGGTCGCGGCGCACGACCTGAACTACCAGGCCGAGACCGGCATGCTGGCCCTGGCGGGCGATGCGCAGGGTCGCCCCGTGGTGCCGCCGGCGCTGACCGCCGACATCGCGGGCGGGGCGTATCCCGCGATGATGAACATCCTCCTGGCCCTGCGGCAGCGCGAACACAGCGGGTCGGGATGCCACCTCGACATCTCCATGGCCGACAACCTCTTCACGATGATGTACTGGGGGCTGGGCAACGGCTGGGGCCATGGCGAATGGCCGCGGCCCGCGGGCGACATGGTCACCGGCGGCAGCAGCCGCTATCAGGTCTACGAGACCGCCGACGGCCGCTACCTTGCTGCCGCGCCGCTCGAAGAGAAATTCTGGCGCGGCTTCGTGGATGTAATCGGCCTGCCTCAGCTGGCGGATGAGCCGGACGGCGAGGCGGTGCGGCAGCAGGTGGCGGCCGCGGTACGGCGGCGCACCGCCGACCAGTGGATGGCGGCATTCGAAGGCCGGGACACCTGCGTGAGCGTGGTGGCGAGCCTGGAAGAGGCCGTGCGCGACCCGCACTTCCAGGCCCGCGGCATCTTCGAGCACGAGGTCGCCAACCGCGACGGGCAGGCTCTGCCGGCCCTGCCCGTGCCCATCGCCGCCTGCCTGCGCATGCCGGCCCACCGCGGCCGCGTGCCGGGGCTGGGCGAGCACACGCGCCAGGCGCTGCCCAGGAAGGAGACCAGGTCATGA
- a CDS encoding class I adenylate-forming enzyme family protein — MNTLLTLHDPQAARQHYLAGIWQQDTLYTLARHHARERPEAYAVRDAHRRLRWRELLQHADSVAEALHRAGLRPADRVAAWLPSRVETVILFLACSRGGYVFCPSLHQNYTVAEVIELAQRMRCRALFATQGYGADADRHDVFERAAEIDTLKCLYALPRADRPLPARAQPFPRAADLPAVRGTPVLSPDKITYLAFTSGTTGVPKGVMHSDNTLLANGRALVRDWHHTHETIALTYSPMSHHIGTVALEQMLVAGMELVLHDAEAGWHPLDWLLECKASYVMGVPTHAMDLLAEMRRRGLTSLGEVRSFYMAGSAIPQELAEQFVRIGITPQNIYGMTENGSHQYTLPDDPPQAIVATCGRACHGYEIRLWKQDDPDAEADPGEVGEIGGRGGLLMLGYYGNQEATEASFNASGWFMSGDLGVMDGDGRIRIVGRKKDLIIRGGHNIHPARIEDLAHRHPDVLKAAAFAVPDERLGEKVCLAIIPQPGSEPGADDILRHLHEVGLSKYDMPEYFIRLDSFPMTASGKILKRGLVQWVKEERIEPIPVRWTGAATHAG; from the coding sequence ATGAACACGCTATTGACGCTGCACGATCCCCAGGCCGCCCGGCAGCATTACCTGGCCGGGATCTGGCAACAGGACACGCTGTACACGCTGGCGCGCCATCATGCGCGCGAGCGGCCCGAGGCCTATGCGGTGCGCGATGCCCATCGACGCCTGCGCTGGCGCGAACTGCTGCAGCATGCCGACAGCGTGGCCGAGGCCTTGCACCGCGCGGGGCTTCGTCCCGCCGACCGCGTCGCGGCCTGGCTGCCCAGCAGGGTCGAGACCGTGATCCTGTTCCTGGCGTGTTCGCGCGGCGGATATGTCTTCTGCCCGTCGCTGCACCAGAACTACACGGTCGCCGAGGTCATCGAACTGGCGCAGCGCATGCGCTGCCGCGCCCTGTTCGCCACGCAAGGCTATGGCGCCGACGCCGACCGGCACGACGTCTTCGAACGGGCCGCCGAGATCGACACGCTGAAGTGCCTGTACGCGCTGCCGCGCGCAGACCGGCCGCTGCCAGCGCGCGCCCAACCGTTTCCGCGCGCGGCGGACCTGCCGGCCGTTCGCGGCACGCCCGTGCTGAGTCCCGACAAGATCACCTACCTGGCCTTCACCTCGGGCACCACGGGCGTGCCCAAGGGCGTCATGCACAGCGACAACACCCTGCTGGCCAACGGCCGCGCGCTGGTGCGCGACTGGCATCACACCCACGAGACCATCGCGCTCACCTACAGCCCGATGAGCCATCACATCGGCACGGTGGCGCTGGAACAGATGCTGGTGGCCGGCATGGAACTGGTGCTGCACGACGCGGAAGCCGGCTGGCATCCGCTGGACTGGCTGCTGGAATGCAAGGCGAGCTACGTCATGGGCGTGCCCACGCACGCCATGGACTTGCTGGCCGAGATGCGCCGCCGCGGACTGACGTCGCTGGGCGAGGTGCGCTCGTTCTACATGGCGGGCTCGGCCATTCCGCAGGAGCTGGCCGAACAGTTCGTGCGCATCGGCATCACACCGCAGAACATCTACGGCATGACCGAGAACGGCTCGCACCAGTACACGCTGCCCGACGACCCGCCCCAGGCCATCGTCGCCACCTGCGGACGCGCATGCCACGGCTACGAGATCCGCCTGTGGAAGCAGGACGATCCGGACGCCGAGGCCGACCCCGGAGAAGTGGGCGAGATCGGCGGCCGCGGCGGGCTGCTGATGCTGGGCTACTACGGCAACCAGGAAGCGACCGAGGCCTCGTTCAACGCCTCGGGCTGGTTCATGAGCGGCGACCTGGGCGTGATGGATGGCGATGGACGCATCCGCATCGTGGGCCGCAAGAAGGACCTGATCATCCGCGGCGGACACAACATCCATCCCGCGCGCATCGAAGACCTGGCCCATCGCCATCCCGACGTGCTGAAGGCGGCCGCCTTCGCGGTGCCGGACGAGCGCCTGGGCGAGAAGGTGTGCCTGGCCATCATCCCGCAGCCCGGCAGCGAGCCGGGGGCAGACGACATCCTGCGCCACCTGCACGAGGTCGGCCTGTCGAAGTACGACATGCCCGAATACTTCATCCGCCTGGACAGCTTTCCCATGACGGCCAGCGGCAAGATCCTGAAGCGCGGACTGGTGCAGTGGGTGAAGGAGGAACGCATCGAACCCATCCCCGTGCGCTGGACCGGCGCGGCGACCCACGCCGGATGA
- a CDS encoding enoyl-CoA hydratase/isomerase family protein, protein MIQESMLEGRIALITLDRQKALNALSFQQLQNLDQAIDRVVAKRARGLVITGAGDKAFCAGADIPELIGRTLREEHDGARMGQEVFQRIHQLPVPSVAVIHGYAFGGGLELALACTFRVATAAARMGLPEIKLGLIPGYGGTQRLPRLVGEGRALELILSGRTVKADEAERIGLVNQVVETGAPAEIGAAYLAPFLQYGLNALDFARQAVQRGMQTTLEEGLRIERDLSTLAYRTADAAEGMQAFLDKRGPVFKDA, encoded by the coding sequence ATGATCCAAGAATCGATGCTCGAGGGCCGCATCGCCCTCATCACCCTGGACCGCCAGAAGGCGCTGAACGCGCTGAGCTTCCAGCAATTGCAGAATCTCGACCAAGCGATCGACCGCGTCGTGGCCAAGCGGGCGCGAGGCCTGGTCATCACGGGCGCGGGCGACAAGGCCTTCTGCGCCGGCGCGGACATACCCGAACTGATCGGCCGCACGCTGCGCGAAGAACACGACGGCGCGCGCATGGGGCAGGAGGTATTCCAGCGCATCCACCAGCTGCCTGTTCCATCGGTGGCGGTGATACACGGCTATGCCTTCGGCGGCGGACTGGAACTGGCGCTGGCCTGCACGTTCCGCGTGGCTACGGCGGCGGCGCGCATGGGGCTGCCGGAAATCAAGCTGGGCCTGATCCCGGGCTATGGCGGCACGCAGCGCCTGCCGCGGCTGGTGGGCGAAGGACGGGCGCTGGAACTGATTCTGTCGGGCCGCACCGTCAAGGCCGACGAGGCCGAACGCATCGGCCTGGTGAACCAGGTGGTGGAAACCGGCGCGCCCGCCGAGATCGGCGCGGCCTATCTCGCCCCGTTCCTGCAGTACGGCCTGAATGCGCTGGACTTCGCCCGGCAGGCCGTGCAGCGCGGCATGCAGACCACGCTGGAGGAGGGGCTGCGCATCGAGCGCGACCTGTCCACGCTGGCCTATCGCACCGCCGACGCCGCGGAAGGCATGCAGGCCTTCCTGGACAAGCGCGGCCCCGTTTTCAAGGATGCCTGA
- a CDS encoding SDR family NAD(P)-dependent oxidoreductase: MTPPTIVVTGASRGIGAEIAVSLARAGFHVACLSRSGQMPAVADVPSELRARWHAVACDVGEAAQIATALATVAERCGGRIAGLVNNAGQHTDGAAATLDPADFNALMHANATSVLMVSQAAYPLLQANGGGLVLNMGSFYDKLGVKKNTAYCASKAAVGAITRCLAVEWAADDIQVINLAPGYVLTDLNHDFMTSGPLAQHLQKRIPRRSPAQAAEVADMVTSLFALRSRFLTGETIYLDGGQSLVV, translated from the coding sequence ATGACCCCACCCACCATCGTCGTCACCGGCGCCAGCCGCGGCATCGGCGCGGAGATCGCCGTCTCGCTGGCCCGCGCCGGCTTTCACGTGGCCTGCCTGTCGCGGTCGGGCCAGATGCCCGCCGTGGCCGACGTGCCGTCCGAGCTGCGGGCCCGCTGGCATGCGGTGGCCTGCGACGTGGGCGAGGCCGCGCAGATCGCCACGGCGCTGGCCACGGTCGCGGAGCGCTGCGGCGGCCGCATCGCCGGCCTGGTGAACAACGCCGGCCAGCATACCGACGGCGCCGCGGCCACGCTGGATCCCGCCGACTTCAACGCGCTGATGCACGCCAACGCCACCTCGGTGCTGATGGTCAGCCAGGCCGCGTATCCGCTGCTGCAGGCCAACGGCGGCGGCCTGGTGCTGAACATGGGCTCGTTCTACGACAAGCTCGGCGTGAAGAAGAACACCGCCTATTGCGCGTCGAAGGCCGCGGTGGGCGCGATCACGCGCTGCCTGGCGGTGGAATGGGCGGCCGACGACATCCAGGTGATCAACCTCGCGCCCGGCTACGTCCTCACCGACCTGAACCACGACTTCATGACCAGCGGGCCACTGGCCCAGCACCTGCAGAAGCGCATCCCGCGCCGCAGTCCCGCGCAGGCCGCCGAGGTGGCCGACATGGTGACGTCGCTGTTCGCGCTGCGCTCGCGCTTCCTGACGGGCGAGACCATTTACCTGGACGGCGGGCAGAGCCTGGTGGTGTAG
- a CDS encoding 3-hydroxyacyl-CoA dehydrogenase family protein — protein MTNIKTVGVVGCGTMGTGIAIVVARAGFKLRVYDTRADLLEQGRKQAAAFLRKSVERGKLAPGQDEAILANWHVSDSLESLADCDIVIEAVFEDIRVKHELFGKLDRICGPHTLFASNTSTLSITEIAGGSGRDGNVVGMHFCLPAQLMKLVEMSPGLSTTEDTLRQAWAFCEALGQKPVLTRDTPGFILNYFLVPWHNDVINLVDQGVAEPADIDTAVKTALGYPLGPLELLDMVGMDTQKLLCEALHGSTHEPRAACPPLVKRMIGARRLGRKSGAGFHRYDSDKIFGA, from the coding sequence ATGACCAACATCAAGACCGTCGGCGTCGTCGGATGCGGCACCATGGGCACGGGCATCGCCATCGTGGTGGCCCGCGCCGGTTTCAAGCTGCGCGTCTACGACACTCGCGCCGACCTGCTGGAACAGGGCCGCAAGCAGGCCGCGGCCTTCCTGCGCAAGTCCGTGGAGCGCGGCAAGCTGGCGCCCGGCCAGGACGAAGCCATCCTGGCCAACTGGCACGTCAGCGACAGCCTCGAATCACTCGCCGACTGCGACATCGTCATCGAGGCCGTGTTCGAGGACATACGCGTCAAGCACGAGCTGTTCGGCAAGCTGGACAGGATCTGCGGCCCGCACACGCTGTTCGCATCGAACACGTCCACGCTGTCCATCACCGAGATCGCGGGCGGCAGCGGCCGCGATGGCAATGTGGTGGGCATGCATTTCTGCCTGCCGGCGCAGCTGATGAAGCTGGTGGAGATGTCGCCGGGCCTGAGCACCACCGAGGACACGCTGCGCCAGGCCTGGGCGTTCTGCGAGGCGCTGGGGCAGAAGCCGGTGCTGACGCGCGACACCCCGGGGTTCATCCTGAACTACTTCCTGGTGCCCTGGCACAACGACGTCATCAATCTGGTGGATCAGGGCGTGGCGGAGCCGGCCGACATCGATACCGCCGTGAAGACCGCGCTGGGCTATCCGCTGGGACCGCTGGAACTGCTGGACATGGTGGGCATGGACACGCAGAAGCTGCTGTGCGAGGCCCTGCACGGCAGCACGCACGAACCGCGCGCGGCCTGCCCGCCGCTGGTGAAACGCATGATCGGCGCCAGGCGCCTGGGCCGCAAGAGCGGCGCGGGCTTTCACCGCTACGACAGCGACAAGATCTTCGGAGCATGA